From the Verrucomicrobiota bacterium JB022 genome, one window contains:
- a CDS encoding choice-of-anchor M domain-containing protein, whose amino-acid sequence MKTSDTTQLASSKRVLGLATLLVALTSPTSAAISYLSGHGDIGLGEGSELEPHVHLSAGAVVNGSPLAEEAEFEPGDVRIVVPQSTADYITSIGGRPTGTAWDPLGANAGETFWLLPETNAGAGGAAALNAPFLGIGGEEITLGAFDDNLFTLSLVSASMPAGGDFSIYTFAGFNPSFFMSTANGIDSSDLLTLDLDSADHIHANFAFTQPGLYSITFEIAALQGGTPVSTQATYNFAVVPEPATTAALAGAAALGFIAWRRRSRATIAR is encoded by the coding sequence ATGAAGACCTCAGATACAACACAACTCGCATCCTCCAAGCGGGTCCTCGGCCTTGCCACGCTGCTCGTGGCGCTCACGTCTCCCACGTCCGCCGCCATCTCCTACCTCTCGGGCCACGGCGACATCGGGCTGGGTGAAGGCAGCGAACTGGAGCCCCACGTCCACCTCTCGGCCGGTGCCGTCGTCAACGGCAGCCCGTTGGCCGAAGAAGCCGAATTCGAACCGGGAGATGTGCGCATCGTCGTGCCGCAGAGCACCGCCGATTACATCACGTCCATCGGTGGCCGTCCTACCGGCACCGCCTGGGATCCCTTGGGCGCCAATGCGGGCGAGACCTTCTGGCTACTGCCCGAGACGAACGCGGGAGCAGGCGGTGCGGCCGCCCTGAATGCACCCTTCCTGGGCATTGGCGGCGAAGAGATCACGCTGGGCGCCTTCGACGACAACCTGTTCACCCTTTCACTCGTGAGCGCGTCGATGCCAGCCGGTGGAGACTTCTCGATCTATACCTTCGCGGGTTTCAACCCCTCCTTTTTCATGTCGACTGCCAACGGCATCGACAGCAGCGACCTGCTGACGCTCGACCTCGACTCTGCCGACCACATCCACGCTAACTTCGCGTTCACGCAGCCCGGGCTCTATTCGATCACCTTCGAGATTGCGGCCCTGCAAGGAGGCACGCCCGTCTCCACCCAAGCTACCTACAATTTTGCGGTGGTGCCGGAGCCTGCCACGACCGCCGCCCTTGCCGGGGCAGCCGCACTCGGCTTCATCGCCTGGCGCCGCCGCAGCCGCGCCACCATCGCGCGCTAA
- a CDS encoding choice-of-anchor M domain-containing protein, translated as MLKTIAFSAAALLPLAQSNANTLIGDGHIDLNLGYSAETGFQATGNYTGPSFPDTVYSLNAAVFHLDEDAQIVSPGDSLVGSGFGDFSILGPQGSDAWLIDQTQQPSVPWLGFSGYGIGGSHNGATNDLAIFDGASIEISFLGFEGPAGAMFGMWNYGVFGGLNPVFSSHHDVMMASDSFILNNGQHVHYAWGFSEPGEYTINLAVNGTINGIAVPTGTFDVHFLVGDAPPAVPEPRTTAMLLGVSALGFAVYRSRRAR; from the coding sequence ATGCTCAAGACAATCGCGTTCTCCGCCGCGGCCCTGCTGCCGCTGGCTCAAAGCAATGCCAACACCTTGATCGGTGACGGCCATATCGACCTTAACCTCGGCTACTCCGCCGAAACGGGTTTCCAAGCGACCGGTAACTACACCGGGCCTTCTTTCCCAGACACTGTTTATTCGCTCAACGCCGCGGTCTTTCACCTCGACGAAGACGCCCAGATCGTTTCCCCCGGCGACTCGCTGGTCGGCTCCGGCTTTGGCGACTTCTCGATCCTCGGGCCCCAAGGCTCCGACGCCTGGCTGATCGACCAGACCCAGCAGCCCAGCGTGCCGTGGCTCGGCTTCAGCGGCTACGGCATCGGCGGCAGCCACAATGGCGCAACCAACGATCTGGCGATCTTCGATGGTGCGAGCATCGAAATCTCGTTTCTGGGCTTCGAAGGCCCTGCCGGCGCTATGTTCGGGATGTGGAATTATGGCGTCTTCGGCGGTCTCAATCCCGTATTCAGCAGCCACCACGACGTCATGATGGCCAGCGATAGCTTTATCCTGAACAACGGCCAGCACGTGCACTACGCCTGGGGCTTCAGCGAACCGGGCGAATATACGATCAACCTGGCCGTCAATGGTACGATCAATGGCATCGCCGTCCCCACCGGCACCTTCGACGTGCACTTCTTGGTCGGCGACGCGCCTCCTGCCGTGCCGGAGCCGCGCACGACTGCCATGCT